The following are encoded together in the Pseudoalteromonas piscicida genome:
- a CDS encoding non-ribosomal peptide synthetase: protein MMDNLAIKQWLDELDRQQVYVYLQQDKLKLRTPLGQLPEGILDKIKENKAALITYLQGQQKQSGALSAAQQRMWFIDKYEGGTAAYNMAGLVKLSQPFSVTDIEQALSRLVAKHDILRARFITVQGKVVQQIEPAETMKIAVMTVDEEALPNQLPESIEQAARYQFDLANESLLQVTALVSNSHATCRWLLVNMHHIISDGWSVAVFINALLYELTESCVELPELQYVDYVHWEQQLRQSPAYQQQMAYWTEQLEAFTPFELPTSYPRKKEKQYQGDTVRCVFNAEQIQQLDEACHRDGITHFTALLGVFYILLYRYSEQADITLGVPVANRQQSEFEAMLGCFINTLPLRMQINGHHSMSEAIKALQYKVLQGLGNQNAAVEDIIEALELPKSAAHSALFQVLFNYNGVASSKVSVNNQLEAELIALDNDTAKFDLTLSVDDTDEYLVCDFVYAIGLYDRVLIQQFADDYLALVQCYCAKEALPIDDLVLKSTSAPIKAADINHNIGQPALVLQAIRDIAQTQGEAIAVVVPSSNGEASRTLTYQQLQSQSLQIANNLHVPASIIALITTGDMSDIVTMLGVMQSGRAYLPIDANMPAARALQMLAQAECNAVVVSVETPLCQALREADIQVLDYSELSQNKGAPLQIYSPSFDDSAYVLFTSGSTGTPKGVEVSHGALSHYCSSIAARLSYNQDTRAGVVTGLATDLCLTAIYPVLTHGGTVVLTLANQAPEPTEIAAKLVAEQVNLIKLTPSFAAVLLPQFTEQKPAISQWVLGGEALGEQLVDSIRALTPKARIFNHYGPTEACIGVVCHEVTGSKPTGHSYPIGTPLAHVTTCVLNKQGKPTPAGMPGELYIGGASLAKGYINAPSETAAQFTGVLQNSGQCMRFYRSGDSVRVNTNGELEFLGRIDKQAKIRGYRVDLNEIEAALLALDEVTQAAVVVRKLGKQDALVAFVVSVDGSQCAATNLREVIRQGLKRRLPEPMIPSWIELCQHLPTLSNGKIDRQQLQSLALTSQSQSSKVTSALQRQLIALYQTLTGAPEVGLHDSFFSIGGHSLLAMQLLNELRAQLSVEVSLKQVFANPSVFELSEMLANAQSQASLPSLQPAPSQPNYPLSFAQRRLWFVDQLQGHSNQYNLQGIFQLQGKLNAEALEQAFITVIRQHPVLAFNYHQNAQGEPFQSINLDARFTLVKHDWTDKSAEQQAHALEQAIAEDYATSFDLSRDLMLRASLYQQQAMQATLVITLHHIAADGWSIACLSDALRQAYKAALSSETLPLQEVHYVDYVMWQQQLEQSSLWQQELDYWRMQLQGLPKVHELPLDYHREAKISPRGALVIESIPASLVSALRAYQTRSGQTLFVLLQTLFSLWLSRFSQQRDVVVGTPVSGRHLKAFESMIGNFINTLVLRSEWSEDTSFTQALQQTQGLLNDALQYQHIPFDVLVDELDIERSSAQHPLHQIVFRVNNQVNENLTLAQLEVTPCQSKVRGAKLDLEVAVIDEGDVLTVEWLYDSNLWQEASIVSFHQQFCYVLLQCLAEPNTPLSALSLWPAEQQLALLKQQQSVTVEVTEQQPWVTQFSQAALQTPLQTAVRMGEFTCSYLTLEKCANQLANSLLEMAFAEQSRIAILLPSSSYMVAAVLAILKARHTYVPIHHDTPTDTLAYIMDDADIVLTLALSEDAERLIEAGSDFLLLDDLFEAEGNFAFYDTSLLVDEDAAAFNQAELAYVIYTSGSTGQPKGVPISHGNLNHYLRFACQRYLPQSGGITKAVLSTPLAFDATVTALVPILMRGGELELLPTDAELLPALHEQIFAATEAKLFKLTPAHLRAVFALSDAQTHNNIAHRFVVGGEGLSAALVDKLMDKLPNALWTNEYGPTEATVGCSVYAVSRESRHLLAGHEEVPIGHAIDNMTLVVVDEFGELALPNMPGELWLAGDGVCEGYINLASVTQTRFVEQAVPESGTSSMRWYRSGDKAKWQANARGEADYLCYLGRLDEQVKLRGYRISLVAIAHQIDALAQVKSCAVSVDVAQESLVAHVVLNGEAKLTLVQLRQALSQSLPSYMLPAALDIVADIPLTANGKVDKQALQFAYQAQAKSHEVAEVIDGSKLTDIQRYLLELYRELLPSQVQSINDSFFDLGGHSLLAIKVISRVRSEQRRDITLPQLFDAPSIAAFAEVITASLMIAHSNTIEPVSRGQALPLSFAQQRLWLIDQLHEQSVQYHMPASYWCEGALDIDALTKALSAIVARHEVLRTVIVPANGEHGAVQQVRDQVACPVELVDLSGLNNAEQQQRWQTLQQQSLSKPFDLCQDTMLRVICVQFSRNQYGLLFNMHHIASDGWSMALLAKEFVAFYRHFSEAPAYPLPEQYAKPLAVQYADFAYWQQQQQDSYQADLSYWQTQLQQCPVVHELPLDFERPHVQSLDGECIRHTLTTSQVESIKAHCQAQGVTLYMWLQSVFSLLMLRLSQAQDIVIGSPIAGREVKELEGLLGCFVNTLAIRARKVGSPSFNDWLSEQKQVILAAFAHQSLPFEQLVDAINPPRSLAHSPVLQILFALQNNEQSDFKLPHLKIEQQLDLKPAMKFDLEVNAQESGSEVAVQWNYAKALFKHTSVQAMVDAFVTLIDAALTSPEQSVNTLPLVDSKTLSQLEATTQTPLQSPWFISDKIRHFAQHRSHHHAVRDMAGKRLSFGELESQSNQLARYLIEQGVTARSQVAISLTPSCEQVVALLATLKVGAVYVPLDPNAPSQRQQYILRDSKATCLITTSALLQNAKELNCRLVLMDTALHWQNMPVEALAPLSDIDAPAYIIYTSGTTGQPKGVVVSHRNLHLYLEHVSHSYLQGDIQESVVSTPLAFDATVTSLWGALVNGLGVVLLSDGEQLITELSACLAREEALLFKLTPAHLQGVLARLQPSNAAHQIVVGGEALSSSVVAQVGALLPQAHFYNEYGPTEATVGCCVYRCNGQDAVSLAQQSQRFVPIGSAIQGTHLVVLDQHQQPVPMGMPGELYIAGDNVAQGYFGLPELSASKFVSLSLMNNSQRYYQTGDQVRWLLDEEGCPCVLQFIGRRDNQVKLRGYRIELEEIAAQLEQLDAVQQAQVLLNESKDNLLACVVLTTPSHNDAIYELDQTLHTQLLASLAEALPSYMLPYKLYALAAMPLTNNGKVDAGALAQLVQSQQAQALTAPLAPMTELQTLLAEIFAQVLNTQVRDLNSNFFELGGTLYQQAKRLP, encoded by the coding sequence ATGATGGATAACTTAGCGATTAAACAGTGGTTAGATGAGCTCGACCGTCAACAGGTTTATGTTTATTTACAGCAGGATAAATTAAAACTTAGAACACCGCTTGGGCAGCTGCCTGAGGGTATTCTGGATAAGATAAAGGAGAACAAAGCTGCGCTTATCACCTACCTTCAGGGACAGCAAAAGCAATCTGGTGCGCTCTCGGCAGCGCAGCAAAGAATGTGGTTTATTGATAAGTATGAAGGGGGCACTGCGGCATACAATATGGCTGGGCTAGTTAAATTATCGCAGCCATTTTCAGTCACGGACATTGAACAAGCGTTGAGCCGCTTGGTAGCTAAGCACGATATTTTAAGAGCACGATTTATCACGGTTCAAGGAAAGGTGGTTCAGCAAATTGAACCTGCTGAAACGATGAAGATTGCGGTGATGACAGTGGATGAAGAAGCACTACCCAATCAGCTTCCAGAGTCGATTGAACAGGCTGCGCGGTATCAGTTTGATCTTGCCAACGAGTCGTTGCTGCAAGTGACGGCTTTGGTGAGCAACTCTCACGCCACTTGCCGCTGGTTACTAGTTAACATGCATCATATTATTAGTGACGGCTGGAGCGTGGCCGTGTTTATCAACGCACTGCTGTATGAGCTAACGGAGTCGTGTGTTGAGCTTCCCGAGTTACAGTATGTTGACTATGTGCACTGGGAGCAGCAATTAAGACAATCCCCAGCCTATCAACAACAAATGGCTTATTGGACTGAGCAGTTAGAGGCCTTTACACCGTTTGAGTTGCCCACCAGCTATCCAAGAAAAAAAGAAAAACAGTACCAAGGTGATACGGTTCGCTGTGTGTTCAATGCGGAGCAAATACAACAATTAGATGAAGCCTGCCACCGCGACGGCATAACCCATTTTACCGCCTTGCTTGGCGTGTTTTACATCTTGCTCTATCGCTACAGTGAGCAAGCCGATATTACTTTAGGGGTGCCGGTTGCAAACCGTCAGCAAAGCGAGTTTGAAGCTATGCTTGGCTGCTTTATTAATACCTTGCCACTGCGTATGCAGATAAACGGTCATCACTCCATGAGTGAGGCGATTAAGGCGCTGCAATACAAGGTATTGCAAGGGCTTGGTAATCAAAACGCTGCCGTGGAAGACATCATTGAAGCGCTGGAGCTACCTAAATCCGCTGCGCATTCAGCCTTGTTTCAAGTCTTGTTTAACTACAATGGTGTAGCAAGTAGTAAAGTGTCGGTAAATAACCAATTAGAAGCTGAGTTAATAGCCCTAGATAATGACACTGCCAAATTTGACTTAACGCTATCTGTTGATGATACAGATGAATACCTTGTGTGTGACTTTGTTTACGCAATAGGGCTCTATGACCGTGTGCTTATTCAGCAATTTGCTGATGATTATTTGGCACTCGTCCAGTGCTATTGTGCTAAAGAGGCGCTGCCGATTGACGACTTGGTGCTTAAATCAACGAGCGCACCGATAAAGGCGGCAGACATAAACCACAACATTGGCCAGCCAGCGCTTGTGCTGCAAGCAATAAGAGATATAGCGCAAACCCAAGGTGAGGCGATTGCAGTGGTTGTGCCAAGCAGCAATGGCGAAGCATCACGCACCCTGACGTATCAGCAGCTACAATCTCAAAGCCTACAAATTGCCAACAACTTACATGTTCCAGCGTCAATCATTGCACTGATAACAACGGGTGATATGAGTGACATTGTCACTATGCTTGGCGTAATGCAAAGTGGCCGCGCGTATTTACCCATAGATGCTAATATGCCCGCCGCCAGAGCGCTACAAATGCTAGCGCAAGCCGAGTGTAATGCGGTGGTGGTAAGTGTAGAAACGCCACTTTGCCAAGCGTTACGGGAAGCTGACATCCAGGTGCTTGATTATAGCGAGCTGAGCCAAAACAAGGGCGCACCGCTGCAAATTTATTCACCAAGTTTCGATGATAGCGCGTATGTGCTGTTTACTTCTGGTTCTACTGGCACGCCCAAAGGGGTAGAAGTCAGCCATGGCGCGCTGAGCCATTATTGCAGCAGCATCGCAGCGCGATTGAGTTACAACCAAGATACGCGAGCAGGCGTGGTCACAGGGCTTGCCACTGATTTATGCTTAACGGCTATCTATCCGGTGCTTACTCATGGCGGCACTGTGGTATTGACTCTTGCAAACCAAGCGCCAGAACCGACTGAAATCGCAGCCAAGTTAGTGGCCGAGCAAGTTAATTTGATTAAATTAACCCCTTCTTTTGCCGCGGTGCTTTTGCCTCAGTTTACTGAGCAAAAACCCGCTATTTCGCAGTGGGTGTTAGGTGGAGAAGCATTAGGTGAGCAGCTTGTTGATAGCATTCGTGCGCTGACACCAAAGGCGCGTATTTTCAACCATTATGGGCCGACGGAAGCTTGTATTGGAGTGGTTTGTCATGAAGTCACTGGCAGCAAGCCAACCGGCCACAGTTACCCGATCGGTACGCCGTTGGCACATGTCACCACCTGCGTACTCAACAAACAGGGGAAGCCAACCCCTGCGGGTATGCCCGGTGAGCTTTATATTGGTGGGGCAAGTCTTGCCAAAGGGTATATAAATGCACCTTCAGAGACCGCAGCTCAGTTTACAGGCGTTTTGCAAAATAGCGGTCAATGCATGCGTTTTTACCGCAGTGGTGATAGCGTTAGGGTGAATACGAACGGCGAGCTTGAATTTCTCGGTCGAATTGACAAACAAGCGAAAATTCGCGGTTACCGCGTTGACCTTAATGAAATAGAAGCTGCACTGTTAGCGCTTGATGAGGTAACGCAGGCTGCAGTCGTGGTGCGCAAGCTCGGCAAACAAGATGCTTTGGTTGCTTTCGTGGTAAGTGTTGATGGCAGCCAGTGCGCCGCAACCAATCTGCGCGAGGTGATCCGTCAAGGCTTGAAGCGTCGCTTGCCTGAGCCGATGATCCCAAGCTGGATAGAGCTTTGCCAGCACTTACCCACCCTGAGTAATGGCAAGATAGACCGCCAACAATTACAGTCTTTGGCATTAACTTCTCAAAGCCAAAGTAGTAAGGTGACAAGTGCGTTGCAGCGACAGTTAATCGCGCTCTATCAAACCTTAACGGGCGCACCAGAAGTGGGGCTGCACGATAGCTTTTTCAGTATTGGTGGTCACTCTTTATTGGCCATGCAATTACTCAATGAGCTAAGAGCCCAGCTCTCGGTGGAGGTGAGCTTAAAGCAAGTATTTGCCAATCCGAGCGTATTCGAACTAAGCGAGATGTTGGCTAACGCTCAGTCTCAAGCTTCATTACCAAGTCTACAACCTGCGCCATCACAGCCCAATTATCCTTTGTCATTTGCACAGCGGCGTTTGTGGTTTGTTGACCAACTGCAAGGGCACAGCAACCAGTATAACCTACAGGGCATATTTCAATTGCAAGGCAAGCTGAATGCTGAGGCCTTAGAGCAAGCCTTTATTACTGTGATTAGGCAACATCCAGTCTTGGCCTTTAATTACCATCAAAATGCGCAAGGAGAACCGTTCCAAAGCATTAACCTTGATGCTCGATTTACCTTGGTTAAGCACGACTGGACAGATAAATCCGCAGAGCAACAAGCGCATGCGTTAGAGCAGGCTATCGCAGAAGATTACGCAACCAGCTTCGATTTAAGCCGTGATTTGATGCTACGCGCCAGTCTTTATCAGCAGCAAGCCATGCAGGCTACCCTTGTGATCACCTTACATCATATCGCTGCCGATGGTTGGTCTATTGCCTGTTTGAGTGACGCTTTAAGACAGGCATACAAAGCTGCGCTCAGCAGCGAAACCTTACCGCTACAAGAGGTGCATTACGTTGATTATGTAATGTGGCAACAGCAGCTGGAACAGAGTTCGTTATGGCAACAGGAACTAGACTATTGGCGTATGCAATTACAAGGTCTGCCCAAAGTTCATGAATTACCGCTTGATTACCACAGAGAAGCGAAAATTTCACCTCGCGGCGCCTTAGTGATTGAGTCCATACCTGCGTCGCTGGTCAGTGCGCTTCGAGCGTATCAAACTCGCTCAGGACAAACCTTATTTGTGTTACTGCAAACGCTATTTTCATTGTGGTTAAGCCGCTTTTCTCAACAGCGCGATGTGGTTGTTGGTACGCCGGTATCAGGACGTCACCTCAAAGCATTTGAAAGTATGATTGGTAATTTTATCAATACCTTAGTGCTTAGAAGCGAATGGAGTGAAGACACCAGTTTTACCCAAGCGCTACAGCAAACCCAAGGCTTACTCAATGACGCGTTGCAATATCAACATATTCCCTTCGATGTGTTAGTGGATGAGCTAGACATTGAACGCTCAAGCGCCCAGCATCCGCTGCATCAAATCGTGTTTCGGGTAAATAATCAGGTAAATGAAAACCTTACGCTAGCGCAACTGGAAGTGACGCCCTGCCAAAGTAAAGTACGCGGTGCCAAACTAGATTTAGAAGTCGCAGTGATAGACGAGGGGGATGTACTCACCGTTGAATGGCTTTATGACAGCAATTTGTGGCAAGAAGCGAGTATAGTTAGTTTCCATCAGCAGTTTTGTTATGTGTTATTGCAGTGTCTTGCAGAGCCAAATACTCCGTTGTCAGCATTGTCATTGTGGCCCGCTGAGCAGCAGTTAGCGCTATTAAAACAGCAGCAAAGTGTTACGGTAGAAGTGACAGAGCAACAGCCATGGGTGACTCAGTTTAGTCAGGCGGCTCTTCAGACACCACTACAGACTGCGGTGCGTATGGGAGAGTTCACTTGTAGTTATCTCACCTTAGAAAAATGCGCGAACCAACTCGCTAATAGCTTATTAGAAATGGCATTTGCCGAGCAAAGTCGCATTGCTATTTTACTGCCGTCTTCGAGTTACATGGTGGCCGCGGTGCTGGCAATATTAAAAGCGCGCCATACCTATGTGCCCATTCATCATGACACGCCAACCGATACCTTAGCCTATATCATGGATGATGCAGACATCGTATTGACGCTGGCGCTAAGTGAAGATGCCGAGCGCTTGATTGAAGCCGGTAGTGACTTTTTGTTGCTTGATGATTTGTTCGAAGCCGAAGGGAACTTTGCGTTTTACGATACTAGTTTGCTGGTAGATGAAGACGCAGCAGCATTTAACCAAGCCGAGCTTGCCTATGTTATTTATACCTCAGGTTCAACCGGGCAGCCAAAAGGGGTGCCCATTAGTCATGGCAACCTCAATCATTATCTGCGTTTTGCTTGTCAGCGCTATCTGCCACAATCGGGTGGCATAACCAAGGCTGTACTCAGTACACCGCTGGCGTTTGATGCGACGGTGACCGCCTTAGTGCCTATTTTGATGCGAGGCGGTGAGCTTGAGCTGCTCCCTACGGACGCCGAATTGTTGCCTGCGTTACATGAACAGATTTTTGCCGCTACGGAAGCCAAGTTATTCAAGTTAACACCGGCTCACTTACGCGCGGTATTTGCATTAAGTGACGCACAAACTCATAACAATATCGCCCACCGATTTGTGGTTGGCGGTGAGGGGCTAAGCGCAGCTTTGGTTGATAAGCTGATGGATAAGCTCCCTAATGCCCTGTGGACAAACGAATATGGCCCAACTGAGGCAACAGTCGGCTGTAGTGTCTATGCTGTAAGCCGTGAGTCGCGCCACTTGTTAGCGGGCCATGAAGAAGTGCCTATTGGTCATGCTATCGATAATATGACCCTTGTGGTAGTCGACGAATTTGGTGAACTGGCCTTACCTAATATGCCCGGAGAGCTTTGGCTGGCGGGAGATGGGGTGTGTGAAGGCTATATTAATCTCGCGAGTGTGACGCAAACACGCTTTGTTGAGCAAGCAGTGCCTGAGTCTGGTACTTCAAGCATGCGTTGGTATCGCAGTGGCGACAAGGCAAAGTGGCAGGCGAATGCGCGCGGAGAGGCTGACTACCTTTGTTATTTGGGACGGTTAGACGAGCAAGTAAAACTGCGAGGCTACCGCATTTCTCTTGTGGCAATCGCTCATCAAATCGACGCGTTGGCACAGGTAAAAAGCTGCGCTGTGAGTGTTGATGTAGCACAAGAAAGCCTAGTGGCTCATGTGGTTTTAAATGGTGAGGCTAAGCTCACACTCGTGCAGTTGCGCCAAGCTTTATCGCAGTCGTTGCCCAGTTACATGTTACCTGCCGCGCTGGATATCGTTGCTGATATTCCACTGACCGCAAACGGAAAAGTAGACAAGCAAGCACTACAGTTTGCCTATCAGGCACAGGCGAAAAGCCATGAGGTCGCCGAGGTAATTGATGGATCTAAGCTCACAGATATACAGCGTTATTTACTTGAGTTATATCGTGAGCTACTACCGAGCCAAGTACAGAGTATTAACGATAGTTTCTTTGACCTAGGCGGGCATTCTCTGCTTGCCATTAAAGTGATAAGCCGAGTGCGCAGTGAGCAACGGCGAGATATCACTTTGCCACAACTCTTTGATGCGCCAAGTATTGCAGCGTTTGCTGAAGTGATAACCGCAAGTTTGATGATTGCGCACAGCAATACCATTGAGCCAGTATCAAGGGGCCAAGCGTTACCTCTGTCTTTTGCCCAGCAGCGTTTGTGGTTAATTGACCAGTTACATGAGCAGAGTGTGCAATACCATATGCCAGCGAGCTATTGGTGTGAGGGAGCCCTTGATATTGACGCCCTAACAAAAGCGTTAAGCGCAATTGTTGCGCGTCATGAAGTGCTCCGTACGGTCATCGTCCCCGCAAATGGTGAGCACGGTGCCGTGCAGCAAGTTCGTGATCAAGTTGCCTGTCCTGTGGAATTAGTCGATTTGTCTGGGCTGAATAACGCAGAGCAACAGCAGCGTTGGCAAACATTACAGCAGCAATCGCTCAGCAAACCTTTTGATTTATGCCAAGACACTATGCTGCGCGTTATATGTGTACAGTTTAGTCGCAACCAATATGGACTCTTATTTAACATGCATCACATTGCCAGCGACGGTTGGTCGATGGCGCTGCTTGCCAAAGAGTTTGTGGCGTTTTATCGGCACTTTAGTGAGGCGCCAGCGTATCCGTTGCCGGAGCAATACGCTAAACCGCTGGCGGTTCAGTATGCAGACTTTGCCTACTGGCAACAGCAACAGCAAGATAGCTATCAGGCGGATCTTTCCTATTGGCAAACTCAGTTGCAGCAGTGTCCTGTTGTTCATGAATTACCGCTGGACTTTGAGCGACCACACGTTCAGTCCCTTGATGGTGAGTGTATTCGTCATACTCTTACGACGTCGCAAGTTGAGTCGATAAAAGCGCATTGCCAAGCACAAGGGGTGACCTTGTATATGTGGTTGCAAAGTGTCTTTTCGCTGTTGATGCTTCGTCTTAGCCAAGCTCAGGATATTGTCATTGGCTCGCCTATTGCCGGACGTGAGGTGAAAGAGTTAGAGGGCTTACTGGGCTGCTTTGTGAATACCTTGGCTATTCGCGCTCGCAAAGTGGGGTCGCCTTCGTTTAACGACTGGTTAAGTGAGCAAAAACAGGTGATCTTGGCGGCGTTTGCCCATCAGAGTTTACCTTTTGAGCAGCTTGTCGATGCCATTAATCCTCCGCGCAGCCTAGCGCATTCGCCCGTATTACAAATACTCTTTGCACTACAAAATAACGAACAAAGTGACTTCAAGCTACCTCATCTTAAAATCGAGCAACAGCTTGATCTTAAGCCTGCAATGAAGTTCGACTTAGAAGTGAATGCACAAGAATCGGGCAGTGAGGTAGCGGTGCAATGGAATTATGCCAAAGCCTTGTTTAAACACACTAGCGTACAGGCGATGGTTGATGCTTTTGTGACGTTAATTGATGCTGCGCTGACAAGCCCTGAGCAAAGTGTAAATACCTTACCATTAGTCGATAGCAAAACACTCAGCCAGTTAGAGGCTACTACGCAGACGCCGCTACAATCGCCTTGGTTTATCAGCGATAAAATACGGCATTTTGCTCAGCACCGGTCGCACCACCATGCCGTGCGAGATATGGCTGGTAAACGATTAAGTTTTGGCGAATTGGAGTCCCAAAGTAATCAGCTAGCGCGTTACTTGATTGAGCAAGGCGTGACAGCAAGGTCGCAGGTTGCAATTAGCTTAACGCCAAGTTGTGAACAAGTGGTGGCACTACTGGCAACTTTAAAAGTCGGGGCCGTGTATGTGCCGCTTGACCCCAATGCACCGAGTCAGCGTCAGCAGTATATATTGCGTGACAGTAAAGCGACTTGCCTTATCACCACCTCAGCGCTACTTCAAAACGCCAAAGAACTCAACTGTCGTTTGGTGCTAATGGACACCGCACTGCATTGGCAGAACATGCCTGTAGAAGCGCTTGCGCCGTTAAGTGATATTGATGCGCCGGCTTATATAATTTATACCTCTGGTACCACTGGGCAACCCAAAGGCGTGGTGGTCAGCCATCGTAATCTACACCTTTATCTTGAGCACGTTAGCCACAGTTATCTCCAAGGCGATATACAAGAGAGTGTTGTCAGCACGCCTTTAGCGTTTGATGCGACAGTAACGAGCTTATGGGGAGCGCTGGTTAATGGCCTTGGAGTTGTACTGTTAAGCGATGGTGAGCAGTTAATCACAGAGCTTAGTGCGTGTTTAGCACGCGAAGAGGCACTGTTGTTTAAGTTAACTCCGGCTCACTTGCAAGGCGTGTTGGCACGATTACAACCGAGCAATGCAGCGCACCAAATTGTGGTGGGAGGAGAAGCTCTATCTAGCAGCGTGGTTGCTCAAGTTGGGGCACTGTTGCCACAGGCTCATTTTTATAACGAATATGGCCCAACAGAAGCAACAGTCGGGTGCTGTGTGTATCGCTGTAACGGCCAAGATGCGGTTTCGCTTGCACAGCAATCGCAGCGCTTTGTGCCAATCGGTAGCGCCATTCAAGGCACTCATTTGGTGGTGCTGGATCAGCATCAACAGCCTGTGCCTATGGGCATGCCCGGTGAGCTATACATCGCAGGCGATAATGTGGCTCAGGGATATTTTGGGTTGCCAGAGCTCAGCGCCAGTAAATTTGTGTCATTGTCTTTGATGAATAACTCGCAGCGTTATTATCAGACGGGCGACCAAGTGCGTTGGCTGCTAGATGAAGAAGGCTGCCCTTGCGTGCTGCAGTTTATTGGTCGTCGAGACAACCAAGTTAAACTGCGTGGTTATCGCATCGAGCTTGAAGAAATCGCGGCGCAACTTGAGCAACTAGATGCAGTGCAACAAGCACAGGTGTTACTCAACGAAAGTAAAGATAACTTACTGGCCTGTGTGGTGCTAACTACACCATCGCACAATGATGCCATTTATGAGCTTGACCAGACGCTACATACTCAGCTATTAGCCTCGTTAGCAGAGGCCCTACCAAGTTACATGTTGCCTTACAAGCTGTATGCACTGGCTGCTATGCCGCTTACCAATAATGGCAAAGTAGACGCGGGAGCTCTTGCACAACTGGTGCAATCGCAACAGGCGCAAGCGCTTACTGCACCTTTAGCGCCAATGACTGAACTACAAACGCTGCTGGCAGAAATTTTTGCTCAAGTGCTTAATACTCAAGTTCGAGATCTTAACAGTAATTTCTTTGAGTTAGGGGGCACTCTTTATCAGCAAGCCAAGCGGTTGCCTTAA